In the genome of Bryobacteraceae bacterium, one region contains:
- a CDS encoding PBP1A family penicillin-binding protein, translating into MTRHSEESNPKSGRTPPRTGDARQKAAGKPKSGSRVPRWIQRFAQHPAGQTVIGIAIFLVASALLTFFYFYNHYAGLIEEKLAQGPYSNTSKLYAAPQIVSTGDRLDPSEVVHSLHQAGYTKNRTNRIGWYAERGEGVEIYPGPDSYFQQEAHVVHIDSGRVSQIISLRDNTERTQLMLEPELITNLFDRNREKRRILRFQDIPLVMRNALLAAEDKRFFQHSGFDPFRILKSAWIDITTNQIRAGASTLSMQLARSIWLTTERTWRRKLPEILITIHLERKLTKEEIFEHYSNTIYLGRVGTFNIHGFGEGAQAYFGKSLRQVTLPEAALLAGIVQSPSGFNPFRNPDRAMKRRNLILRMMRDNAFITAEQFAKASDAPLGVAAGASESQDAPFFVDLVNDQLQRQFQDHDFQTHSYRVYTTLDLNLQRAAAEAMAAGLKEVDAALEKRGRTAKKGWPKVQAAIVAVDTRTGEVRALIGGRDYGASQLNRALAMRQPGSIFKPFVYAAALETGLDQGPSAFTPASTLTDEPRTFWFDGKPYEPNNYHNSFNGTVTVRQALAKSLNVPTVMLAEQVGYERVARLAREAGLKSVRPTPSAALGSYEARPLDMAGAYTTFSNRGVYSEANWIKVIRDEKGHSIYNYKPVSRRVLDARVAYLMVNLMEGVMSYGTGAGARSRGFRLPAAGKTGTSHDGWFAGFSSELLTVVWVGYDDNRELGLEGARSALPIWTEFMKRAHTFRPYLRAGSFGAPDGVVNVEIDASSGKLASGGGCGGTIRNEVFLMGTQPVEYCGSAGTQVAGWDTGGDAPPPASAEPPDTPRRVASREVHSIPVKPATPPTQEAPREPKKGFLNRILGVFR; encoded by the coding sequence GTGACCCGCCATAGCGAAGAGTCCAATCCGAAGTCTGGCCGCACGCCGCCCAGGACAGGCGATGCGCGGCAGAAGGCAGCGGGAAAGCCGAAATCGGGGAGCCGTGTTCCCAGATGGATCCAGCGCTTCGCACAGCATCCGGCCGGCCAGACCGTCATTGGGATCGCGATCTTCCTGGTCGCGTCGGCTCTGCTGACGTTTTTCTACTTCTACAACCACTACGCGGGGTTGATCGAGGAGAAACTCGCGCAGGGGCCGTACTCAAACACTTCCAAGCTCTACGCGGCGCCCCAGATCGTTTCGACTGGCGACCGCCTGGACCCTTCCGAAGTAGTCCACTCCCTCCATCAGGCCGGGTATACGAAGAATCGAACCAACCGGATCGGATGGTACGCGGAGCGCGGCGAGGGAGTCGAAATTTATCCCGGCCCGGATTCCTATTTCCAGCAGGAGGCCCACGTCGTTCACATCGATAGCGGGCGCGTGAGCCAGATCATCTCTCTGCGTGACAACACGGAGCGGACGCAATTGATGCTGGAGCCCGAGCTGATCACGAACCTGTTCGACCGGAACCGCGAGAAGCGCCGCATCCTCCGCTTCCAGGACATCCCGCTCGTGATGCGCAACGCCCTGCTCGCCGCCGAGGACAAACGCTTCTTCCAACACTCGGGCTTCGATCCGTTCCGGATTCTCAAATCGGCGTGGATCGACATCACCACCAACCAGATCCGCGCCGGCGCTTCAACGCTTTCGATGCAACTCGCCCGGAGCATCTGGCTGACGACCGAGCGGACATGGCGGCGCAAGCTCCCCGAGATCCTGATCACGATACACCTGGAACGGAAGCTCACCAAGGAAGAGATCTTCGAGCATTATTCGAACACGATCTACCTGGGCCGTGTTGGAACGTTCAACATCCACGGTTTCGGGGAAGGAGCTCAGGCCTACTTCGGAAAGAGCCTCCGGCAGGTGACACTGCCCGAAGCGGCGCTATTGGCCGGGATCGTCCAATCTCCGAGCGGCTTCAACCCGTTCCGGAACCCCGATCGCGCGATGAAGCGCCGGAACCTGATTCTCCGCATGATGCGCGACAACGCGTTCATCACGGCGGAACAGTTCGCGAAGGCGTCCGACGCGCCGCTGGGCGTGGCCGCGGGAGCGTCCGAGTCCCAGGACGCGCCGTTCTTCGTCGACCTGGTGAACGATCAGCTCCAGCGCCAGTTCCAGGATCACGATTTCCAAACGCACTCCTACCGCGTCTACACTACGCTCGACCTCAACCTGCAGCGCGCCGCTGCCGAGGCGATGGCGGCCGGGCTGAAAGAAGTCGATGCGGCGCTCGAGAAACGGGGACGGACGGCGAAGAAGGGCTGGCCGAAAGTCCAGGCCGCGATTGTCGCCGTCGATACACGGACGGGCGAGGTACGGGCGCTCATCGGCGGGCGTGACTATGGCGCGAGCCAGTTGAACCGCGCGTTGGCGATGCGGCAGCCGGGCTCGATCTTCAAACCGTTCGTCTACGCCGCCGCGCTCGAGACCGGCCTGGACCAAGGGCCATCGGCATTCACGCCGGCATCAACGCTGACCGACGAGCCACGCACCTTCTGGTTCGACGGCAAACCGTACGAGCCGAACAACTATCACAACAGCTTCAACGGCACTGTCACAGTCCGGCAGGCGCTTGCCAAGTCCCTCAACGTGCCGACCGTGATGCTGGCCGAGCAGGTGGGCTACGAACGTGTGGCGCGGCTGGCCCGCGAGGCCGGGCTGAAATCCGTGCGGCCCACGCCTTCCGCGGCGCTCGGTTCCTACGAGGCTCGTCCGCTGGACATGGCAGGCGCCTACACAACGTTTTCCAACCGCGGAGTCTACTCCGAGGCGAATTGGATCAAGGTAATCAGGGACGAGAAGGGACACAGCATCTATAACTACAAGCCCGTGAGCCGACGGGTGCTGGACGCTCGCGTAGCTTACCTTATGGTCAACCTGATGGAAGGCGTGATGAGCTACGGGACGGGCGCCGGAGCGCGGTCCCGCGGGTTCCGGCTGCCGGCCGCCGGAAAGACCGGGACCTCGCATGACGGCTGGTTCGCCGGGTTCTCGTCAGAGTTGCTCACCGTAGTGTGGGTGGGCTACGACGACAATCGCGAGCTTGGGCTCGAAGGCGCCCGATCCGCGCTACCCATCTGGACCGAGTTCATGAAGCGCGCCCACACGTTCAGACCCTATCTGCGGGCGGGCTCCTTCGGCGCGCCGGACGGAGTGGTTAACGTGGAAATCGACGCCTCTTCGGGCAAGCTCGCTTCGGGCGGCGGCTGCGGGGGCACGATCCGCAACGAAGTGTTTCTCATGGGAACGCAGCCGGTTGAGTACTGCGGCAGCGCCGGCACCCAGGTGGCCGGCTGGGACACGGGCGGCGACGCCCCGCCCCCGGCTTCGGCCGAACCGCCCGACACACCGCGCCGGGTGGCATCGCGCGAGGTCCATTCCATCCCAGTGAAGCCGGCCACTCCGCCCACGCAGGAAGCGCCGCGCGAACCGAAGAAGGGATTCCTCAACCGGATCCTCGGCGTGTTCCGGTAG
- a CDS encoding fumarylacetoacetate hydrolase family protein yields the protein MKLVTFVRQGAAPEIGRLDGESITPIPGYGTLIDLIAAGSVGVQAAKAASGPAAALSAVKLLAPIPKPPKIICVGLNYRDHAEESNMQIPTVPTIFCKFPTAVIGPGDNIVLPKNSTQPDYEAEFAFVIGKGGRHIPADEWADHVFGYLNLNDVSARDVQLATTQWVMGKTFDTFCPMGPAVVTADEIADPHNLDISLEIHGEVLQSSNTKHLIFRIPDLIAHLSSIFTLEPGDIVSTGTPAGVGFARKPPRYLRAGDECVVKVQGLGELRNPVVAE from the coding sequence ATGAAACTCGTTACCTTCGTCCGCCAAGGCGCCGCGCCCGAAATCGGGAGGCTCGATGGCGAGAGCATCACACCTATCCCCGGCTATGGGACTCTGATCGACCTGATCGCGGCGGGAAGCGTCGGGGTTCAGGCCGCTAAGGCAGCCTCAGGCCCGGCGGCCGCCCTTTCGGCCGTGAAGCTGCTGGCTCCGATTCCCAAGCCGCCGAAGATCATTTGCGTCGGCCTGAACTATCGCGACCATGCCGAAGAATCGAACATGCAGATTCCCACCGTGCCAACGATCTTCTGCAAGTTCCCAACGGCGGTGATCGGCCCCGGCGACAATATCGTTCTTCCGAAGAACTCCACGCAACCGGACTACGAAGCGGAATTCGCCTTCGTGATCGGCAAGGGCGGCAGGCACATCCCGGCCGACGAGTGGGCCGATCACGTTTTCGGATATCTGAATCTCAATGACGTTTCCGCGCGCGACGTCCAGTTGGCGACGACGCAATGGGTGATGGGCAAGACGTTCGACACCTTCTGCCCGATGGGGCCGGCGGTGGTTACCGCCGACGAGATCGCGGATCCCCACAACCTGGACATTAGCCTCGAGATTCACGGCGAGGTCCTGCAGTCGTCGAACACGAAACACCTGATTTTCCGAATCCCGGACCTGATCGCGCACCTCTCGAGCATCTTCACGCTCGAACCCGGCGACATCGTCTCGACGGGGACGCCGGCGGGAGTCGGATTCGCCCGCAAACCGCCGCGGTACCTGCGGGCCGGCGACGAATGCGTGGTGAAGGTCCAGGGGTTGGGCGAACTTCGGAACCCCGTGGTGGCCGAGTAG
- a CDS encoding M14-type cytosolic carboxypeptidase, with translation MMLPLLAVSIVFSGFEGASLEKVETVSSTHFRCHLRGDTDQDGRNRQANWYYFRVDGARGRAITIDLVNLPGEYNYQRNRGAVTGDTIPVWSEDNQEWTHFSSISYDAKEPHLRLRFTPRTDRFWIAHVPPYTEKNLRKLIEDFADNPNLRVESIGRTVGQRLIPMITITAPGDSSRRKVVWLMFRQHAWETGSSWAGEGAVRFLLGDHPDAAAIRDAFLFKIFPLCAPDGVAEGKVRFNRNGFDLNRNWDVSNATLMPEIDAERNAIFDWLDRGHRIDLFLSLHNAETGEYLEGPPDPTGDFTGLGERFFEALQKQTYFSPTRGLSRAAETTTAGKPGRMTVIQGLYRDRRLPAFLMELRISKHPRLDRLPTASDRLDFGRGLVRAAAQAVDPQVLK, from the coding sequence ATGATGCTCCCGCTGTTGGCCGTCAGCATCGTTTTTTCGGGATTCGAGGGCGCCAGCCTCGAAAAAGTAGAAACCGTCTCGTCGACTCATTTCCGCTGCCACCTTCGCGGCGACACGGACCAGGACGGCCGCAATCGGCAAGCGAACTGGTATTACTTCCGGGTGGACGGCGCCCGCGGCCGTGCGATCACGATCGACCTGGTCAACCTCCCTGGGGAGTACAACTATCAGCGCAACCGGGGCGCCGTGACCGGGGACACGATCCCAGTGTGGAGCGAGGACAACCAGGAATGGACGCACTTTTCGTCCATCTCCTACGACGCCAAAGAACCGCATCTGCGGCTTCGATTCACTCCCCGGACGGACCGATTCTGGATCGCCCATGTGCCGCCGTACACGGAGAAGAATCTCCGCAAGCTCATTGAGGACTTCGCCGACAATCCGAATCTCCGCGTTGAATCCATCGGCAGGACGGTGGGCCAGCGCCTCATTCCGATGATTACGATTACGGCGCCCGGGGATTCGTCGCGGCGAAAGGTGGTTTGGCTCATGTTCCGGCAGCACGCCTGGGAGACCGGGTCCTCGTGGGCCGGGGAAGGCGCGGTCCGCTTCCTGCTCGGCGACCACCCCGACGCGGCGGCCATTCGCGACGCGTTCCTCTTCAAGATCTTTCCTCTTTGCGCGCCGGATGGCGTTGCCGAAGGCAAAGTCCGGTTCAACCGCAACGGGTTCGATCTGAACCGGAACTGGGACGTTTCGAACGCGACGCTGATGCCGGAAATCGACGCGGAGCGCAACGCGATCTTCGACTGGCTGGATCGCGGGCATCGGATCGACCTCTTCCTTTCGCTGCACAACGCCGAAACCGGCGAGTATCTCGAAGGCCCGCCCGACCCCACCGGCGACTTCACCGGGCTCGGGGAGCGCTTCTTCGAAGCGCTGCAGAAGCAAACCTACTTCTCGCCGACGCGGGGTCTGTCTCGCGCCGCCGAAACAACCACGGCCGGCAAGCCGGGACGGATGACCGTAATTCAGGGGCTCTACCGGGACCGCCGGCTCCCGGCTTTTCTCATGGAACTCCGCATTTCCAAGCACCCAAGACTCGACCGGCTGCCGACCGCGTCGGACCGGCTGGATTTCGGCCGCGGCCTGGTCCGCGCCGCCGCTCAAGCCGTTGACCCGCAGGTGCTAAAATAG
- a CDS encoding DUF1080 domain-containing protein: MAAADTPQAVNLFDGKTLRGWSIEDGPESAYYVKDGAICGSPTAEFPAWLRSARRYENFDLEFEYFLKGWMDGGVYFSAPEHGFRKSTCGFKISLFHQFDESPRNNSAGSLFPLIAPRKVNVKSKGEWNLMRVRLEWPKLTVWSNGEAIHDFDVNANPELRWRLRSGFIGFETLSYPLQFRAIRIRELPPTQRWETLYESEADIPKWKLTELNERSPARFDSYGGVLRGTGLGNLTTVETYKDFELQMYIRGVEHHNGGILFRSKGGRDRYEIQLHDVEEAHYPTGSLYFFKRARYPHIAPEQWFLFQLVAQGPNCLVRVNGETVLEYAGLENLDAGSIELQAHQNGKWIEYKQIRIRRL; the protein is encoded by the coding sequence ATGGCAGCGGCCGATACCCCCCAGGCTGTCAACCTGTTCGACGGAAAGACGCTCCGAGGATGGTCCATTGAGGACGGTCCCGAGTCCGCCTACTACGTCAAGGACGGCGCCATCTGCGGCAGCCCCACAGCCGAGTTTCCGGCATGGCTGCGCTCGGCCCGGCGGTATGAGAACTTCGACCTCGAGTTCGAGTATTTCCTGAAGGGGTGGATGGACGGCGGAGTGTACTTCTCCGCCCCCGAGCACGGATTCCGGAAGAGCACGTGCGGATTCAAAATCAGCCTGTTCCACCAGTTCGACGAGTCGCCGCGGAACAACTCGGCGGGGTCTCTATTCCCGTTGATCGCCCCGCGCAAGGTGAACGTGAAATCGAAAGGCGAATGGAACCTCATGCGCGTTCGCCTGGAGTGGCCGAAGCTGACGGTCTGGTCCAACGGTGAAGCGATCCACGATTTCGACGTCAATGCGAACCCCGAGCTTCGCTGGCGCCTGCGCAGCGGATTCATCGGCTTTGAGACGCTTTCCTACCCGCTGCAGTTCCGCGCGATCCGGATTCGGGAACTCCCGCCGACGCAGCGCTGGGAAACTCTGTACGAGTCCGAAGCGGACATCCCGAAGTGGAAGCTGACGGAGTTGAACGAACGGAGCCCGGCCCGGTTCGACTCGTACGGCGGGGTGCTCCGCGGCACAGGCCTCGGCAACCTGACGACGGTCGAAACGTACAAGGACTTCGAGCTCCAGATGTACATCCGCGGGGTGGAGCATCACAATGGCGGAATCCTGTTCCGCTCGAAAGGCGGCCGCGACCGCTACGAGATCCAGCTTCACGACGTCGAAGAGGCTCACTATCCGACGGGATCGCTCTACTTCTTCAAGCGCGCGCGGTATCCGCACATCGCGCCGGAGCAGTGGTTCCTGTTCCAACTGGTGGCGCAGGGCCCGAATTGCCTGGTCCGCGTCAACGGCGAAACGGTGCTCGAATACGCGGGCCTCGAGAACCTCGACGCCGGAAGCATCGAATTGCAGGCGCACCAGAACGGCAAGTGGATCGAGTACAAACAGATCCGAATCCGCCGGCTATGA
- a CDS encoding PspC domain-containing protein, which produces MYCTRCGVELDSEARFCARCGERTPAAGPENPWRGTPPRRLYRLGYDKKIAGICSGLARYLDVDVTIVRVIVVAIVLLTGFFPGAIAYLVAMFIMPIDYGAPAPASPLHADLKPTP; this is translated from the coding sequence ATGTACTGCACCCGTTGTGGCGTCGAGTTGGACTCGGAAGCGCGATTCTGTGCCCGTTGCGGCGAGCGCACACCAGCCGCCGGACCCGAAAACCCCTGGCGCGGCACCCCGCCCCGTCGGCTTTACCGCTTGGGCTACGACAAGAAGATCGCCGGCATCTGCTCGGGACTTGCACGCTACCTCGACGTCGACGTCACCATCGTCCGCGTGATCGTTGTCGCCATCGTGCTGCTGACAGGTTTCTTCCCGGGCGCCATTGCCTACCTGGTCGCGATGTTCATCATGCCCATCGATTATGGCGCACCGGCGCCGGCCTCACCGCTCCACGCGGACTTGAAGCCGACGCCTTGA
- a CDS encoding YajQ family cyclic di-GMP-binding protein, producing the protein MPDNSFDIVSEVSMPEVVNAIQQALKEVQQRYDLKDSKSNIELQEKDKQIILSSQDEYKLRAVTEVLEGKLVKRKVPLKALTYGAVNPAAGSSVRQEVKLQQGIPIEKAREIVKFIKDSKKKVQAAINGDLVRVSGKDRDTLQDIIQALRGQDFGIDMQFTNYRSN; encoded by the coding sequence ATGCCCGACAACAGTTTCGACATCGTCTCGGAGGTCTCCATGCCCGAGGTCGTCAACGCCATTCAGCAGGCGCTCAAGGAAGTCCAGCAGCGGTACGATCTCAAAGACTCCAAGTCCAACATCGAACTGCAAGAGAAGGACAAGCAGATCATCCTCTCGAGCCAGGACGAGTACAAGCTTCGCGCGGTGACCGAGGTCCTCGAGGGCAAGCTTGTGAAGCGGAAGGTGCCCCTGAAGGCTCTCACCTACGGCGCTGTCAATCCGGCGGCCGGATCCAGCGTGCGCCAGGAAGTGAAGCTCCAACAGGGCATTCCGATCGAGAAAGCCCGCGAGATCGTGAAGTTCATCAAGGACTCCAAGAAGAAAGTGCAAGCGGCCATCAACGGCGATCTGGTTCGCGTTTCAGGGAAGGACCGCGACACGCTCCAGGACATCATCCAGGCCCTGCGCGGGCAGGACTTCGGGATCGACATGCAGTTCACCAACTACCGGTCCAACTAG
- a CDS encoding metallophosphoesterase, with protein sequence MPRNTRPAAPAILVALLFGGVIATRAVTEPKNDFRFSILGDRTGGAQPEIYGRVWREVDLMHPDFVINVGDTIEGGKDEVAASQWQELRPIWERYNHYPLFFTPGNHDVFSDTSRALYEKESGRPSFYSFNFEDAHFTVLDNSRTNELTDDQISFLDKDLTENKDRNPKFVFFHRPYWIALLKLGSTDFPLHRIAKKHGVQHVISGHGHQFVRMVRDGIAYMEVGSSGGNMRRPLELGQGFKEGRFYHHVWGHVKGGKAMLTIKEIDGAKGAGRMFRAEDWDENGPKFDTGDPAATEEPRT encoded by the coding sequence ATGCCGCGCAACACGAGACCCGCCGCCCCAGCGATCCTGGTAGCCCTCCTCTTCGGAGGGGTCATCGCGACCCGTGCCGTCACCGAACCCAAGAACGATTTCCGTTTTTCGATTCTTGGCGACCGGACGGGCGGAGCTCAGCCGGAGATATACGGCCGCGTCTGGCGGGAAGTGGATCTGATGCACCCGGACTTCGTCATCAATGTCGGCGACACCATTGAGGGCGGCAAGGACGAGGTCGCCGCCTCCCAATGGCAGGAGCTTCGGCCCATCTGGGAGAGGTACAACCACTATCCGCTGTTTTTCACACCCGGCAACCATGACGTTTTTTCCGACACCTCGCGCGCGCTCTACGAAAAGGAATCCGGCCGGCCATCGTTCTATAGCTTCAATTTCGAAGACGCCCACTTCACCGTTCTCGACAACAGCCGCACCAACGAGCTCACCGACGATCAGATCTCCTTTCTCGACAAGGACCTCACGGAGAACAAGGACCGGAACCCGAAGTTCGTCTTCTTCCATAGGCCCTACTGGATCGCACTGCTGAAGCTAGGCTCAACGGATTTCCCGCTGCACCGGATTGCGAAGAAGCATGGCGTCCAGCACGTGATTTCCGGCCACGGGCACCAGTTCGTGCGGATGGTCCGCGACGGCATCGCCTATATGGAAGTGGGAAGCTCGGGCGGAAACATGCGGCGCCCACTAGAACTCGGACAGGGCTTCAAGGAGGGCCGGTTCTATCACCACGTTTGGGGCCACGTGAAGGGCGGCAAAGCGATGCTCACCATCAAGGAGATCGATGGGGCCAAGGGCGCCGGCCGGATGTTCCGCGCCGAGGATTGGGACGAGAACGGCCCCAAGTTCGACACGGGCGACCCGGCGGCAACCGAAGAGCCGCGCACGTGA
- a CDS encoding glycosyl transferase family protein, with translation MDYLFEAAVEELAGLAGAGLPFLLGWLILSGLDDLVLLGAYLLACPAGRAPTREQLDSVPRKLIAVFVPCWHEDAVIAAMLRHNLGASRYADYRFFVGVYPNDPATAAAVEAVAAEDSRVVAAVCPRPGPTSKADCMNAIYGRMEQYERAHGLRFEMMVVHDAEDLIHPDEFEWLNYWAETYAMIQLPVLALPTPWHEITHGIYCDDFAQFHTIELAARVKLGGFLPSAGVGTAYRREALERIMREDGLLFDPGSLTEDYENGLRLARMGARQMFLPITWADDVPVATREFFPRRFQAAMRQRTRWTTGIAMQAWERHGWGKGWERYWFWRDRKGLLGHPLSLVATAVAAFSALMWATGRAGLPEHPFLNVTAAFGLGQMSMRAVCCGRIYGWRFAAMVPVRLLAGHVLNTFAVAKAVADFGRARFRGVAVAWRKTDHDYPEFAALAGHRRKLGEILVGMGYLRVETVEQAMAAKPGNVRLGRFLVDNGKLTEMQLYEGLARQAAVPLGTQGIGPRLTAPVFPVRVIRGRKVVPLAVEKGSIIVATSELPDEGVRRELKDWTRMPLRFRLVTPGEFEKLCEEVL, from the coding sequence GTGGACTACCTCTTTGAGGCCGCCGTAGAGGAACTCGCCGGGTTGGCGGGCGCTGGGCTGCCCTTCCTCCTCGGCTGGCTGATCCTCAGCGGCCTGGACGACCTCGTGCTCCTCGGAGCCTACCTGCTGGCATGCCCGGCTGGACGGGCGCCGACGCGCGAGCAACTCGACTCGGTCCCGCGCAAACTGATCGCCGTCTTTGTGCCCTGCTGGCATGAGGACGCGGTCATCGCGGCGATGCTGCGGCATAACCTCGGTGCGTCTCGCTATGCCGACTACCGCTTCTTCGTCGGCGTCTATCCCAACGATCCCGCGACAGCGGCCGCGGTGGAGGCCGTGGCGGCGGAAGACAGCCGTGTTGTGGCCGCCGTGTGTCCCCGTCCAGGCCCAACGTCCAAAGCCGATTGTATGAACGCCATCTACGGCCGGATGGAGCAATACGAGCGCGCCCACGGGCTGCGGTTCGAGATGATGGTGGTGCATGATGCCGAAGACCTCATTCACCCCGACGAGTTCGAATGGCTGAACTACTGGGCCGAAACCTACGCCATGATCCAATTGCCGGTGCTGGCCCTTCCCACCCCCTGGCATGAAATCACTCACGGGATCTACTGCGACGATTTCGCGCAGTTCCACACCATCGAACTCGCCGCGCGGGTGAAACTTGGCGGATTCCTGCCGTCGGCCGGAGTGGGAACGGCGTACCGGCGGGAAGCGCTCGAGCGCATCATGCGTGAAGACGGCCTGCTTTTCGATCCCGGCAGTCTGACGGAGGACTACGAAAACGGGCTCCGGCTGGCCCGCATGGGGGCGCGGCAGATGTTCCTCCCTATAACTTGGGCCGACGATGTCCCCGTGGCAACCCGGGAGTTCTTTCCCCGGCGGTTCCAGGCGGCTATGCGCCAGCGTACGCGCTGGACCACGGGGATCGCGATGCAGGCCTGGGAGCGCCACGGCTGGGGCAAGGGTTGGGAACGATATTGGTTTTGGCGGGATCGGAAGGGGCTGCTCGGGCACCCGCTGAGCCTGGTGGCTACGGCCGTCGCTGCGTTTTCCGCCCTTATGTGGGCTACCGGCAGAGCCGGGCTGCCCGAGCACCCGTTCTTGAACGTCACCGCCGCGTTCGGACTCGGGCAGATGTCGATGCGGGCGGTCTGCTGCGGTCGGATCTACGGGTGGCGATTCGCGGCGATGGTTCCCGTGCGGCTACTGGCCGGCCACGTCCTGAATACGTTCGCCGTGGCCAAAGCCGTTGCCGACTTCGGACGCGCGCGATTTCGCGGAGTGGCCGTGGCGTGGCGCAAGACCGACCACGACTATCCGGAGTTCGCCGCGCTGGCCGGGCACCGACGGAAGCTCGGGGAAATCCTTGTGGGCATGGGCTATCTCCGCGTCGAGACCGTCGAGCAGGCCATGGCCGCCAAACCCGGGAACGTGAGGCTTGGCCGGTTCCTGGTGGACAACGGAAAACTGACCGAGATGCAGTTGTACGAAGGGCTGGCGCGGCAGGCGGCGGTACCGCTGGGCACGCAGGGGATCGGTCCGCGGTTAACGGCGCCGGTGTTTCCGGTACGGGTGATCCGCGGCCGGAAGGTGGTGCCGTTGGCCGTGGAGAAAGGCTCCATCATCGTGGCTACTTCGGAACTCCCCGACGAGGGCGTACGGCGAGAGCTGAAAGACTGGACACGGATGCCGCTCCGCTTCCGCCTGGTGACGCCAGGTGAGTTCGAAAAACTGTGCGAGGAGGTTTTGTAA